In the Ricinus communis isolate WT05 ecotype wild-type chromosome 3, ASM1957865v1, whole genome shotgun sequence genome, AAGAGGAGTCCAAGATGGGCTCACTACAACTTCTCAGCGCCATCAAAACCAAATTTGAGATGCCCAAGTCTGAAAAGAAGGGCCGATTATTCGTGGAAGCAAAGGTTGGAAGCCGTACGGTAGAAGCATTGATAGATACCGGGGCTAACAACAACTTACTCGAGGTAAAAGAGGCAGAAAGACTTGGCATCAAGTATGCGAAGGAGCAAGGGTGGCTCAAGGCTGTGAACTCGGCACCGAACGCAACATGTGGGTTTGCGCGAGACGTCAAAGTAAGCCTCGGTGAGTGGTCTGGCCTCTTGGATTTTTCCATTATTATGATGGATGATTATGAGATGGTGCTTGGCATAGAGTTTCTCGACAAAGTGAATGCATTCCCACTCCCCTTTGCTAACACCATGTGTATCTTGGAGCAAGGGAATACTTGCATGGTACCGTTGAAACGAGAAGCCAAGGTAAAAGCCATGAAGATCTCTGCCATGCAACTATCTGAGCGGGTAGAGAAGGCTCAGCCGTCATTCCTTGCGGTACTAAAGGAAGAAGTGGCAACCTTGCCACAAGATAAAGTGCCAAAGGAGATAACAGGGGTTCTAGATGAGTTCGGGAACGTAATGCCTGCGGAGTTACCGAAGAAGCTCCCATCGAAGAGAGAGGTGGATCAGAAAATGGAGCTAGTAGAAGGTACGAGGCCGCTTACAGCAGTCCCTCATAGCATGGCACCCCTTGAGTTCGAAGAGTTACGGAGGCAACCAAAAGAGTTGTTGGATGCTAGCCACACTAGGTCATCCTCCGTGTGAACCACCGGTACTCAAGCAAAAGAAGCCAACTCCGAAGCAAGTAAGATGGCAAGCATCCCTTGCGGAGTCCGATTTTGCGAAGGAGTACAAGCCGGGAAAGGCAAACTTAGTGGCTGATGCGCTAAGTAGCAAGGCAAAGTTAGCTTCCACCACTAATGCTAACTTTTCTTCGTTGGACCAAGGCAAGGTGGAACAAACAAGCCCACCGAATTGTCAAAGCCATTACCGAAGTACAAGGGATGGCATGAGAAAGCCGACAGGGCATGTGCTCCTCTAACCAAGGTCGCCAAGAGAATGAAGAAGTGGGCGGATGGGAAGAAGAGTCACTCGGAGTTTGAGGAAGGAGGCTTAGTGATGGTAAAGCTCCTTCCCCATCAAGGTCGAAGATCTGCCAAGGAACTTCAAGGGCATAATCGAGGCATACAGGGGGGATGCGACGAGGGCGTCGCCAGAATGAGTGGGGGAGAATGTCACAGCCCGCATATTTCCCCTTCTCGCACAAAGGTTCAATGGCCCAAGAAGCCTCCAAAGTTCGCTACAAAGCAAGGGAGGattctagaacattctagaatcATCTGGAAACATTTGGAAGCATCTGGAACATTCTAGAATAATCTAGAAGCATGTATAATGTGTAGATAAGTATGGAAGTGTGTAGAACATTCTAGATACTTAATCTTAGCCATTAGATTGAATGTATCCTCACCGTCCATTGAGGAGGTGGAGGCCTATATATAGCTTAGAGAATTCATTTGTAAGCATCAAGTAGAAATCAATATATTTCTCTTTACAAAAAGCTCTCAAAGTTGTCTCTAGCtctcttttgttcttcttaCCATCCTAGCTAGCATTTTGCCTAGCATTTGAAGAGTAAGGCTGACTAGCTTACTTGTTTCCGCGAAATAGTAGCTAGTGCCGCACGGTTCGTTGGTAGAAAACACCAAGCTTATGACAGAAGGCATCGGGGCAACAAATTAATTTGGATAAATCTGAGCTATCAACAAGTAGAAATGTATTCGAGCAAGTGAAAACCAAACTATCAGCAGACTTGGAGTCAAGGCAATAGAGAGCCATGAGAAGTATTTAGGATTACCATCAGTGATTAGTAAATCTAGAAAATAGGTTTTTCGACTAGTACAAGATAGAGTGATTAGTAAGATGAAGGGGTGGAAGGAAAGATCTTTGTAGAAGGCTGGAAAGGAGATACTATGAAAGGCGGTGGTGCAGGCTATTCCTACTTATACTATGAgttgctttctttttcatgtcGCTGTGTACAAGGTGATTGAGAGTGCTATGATGAGATTTTGGTGGAGTCCAAAGGACAAGGAGAGGAAAGTTCATTGGGTTAGTTGGAGTAAGTTGTCACAAGCTAAAGCCTCGGGCGATCTTGGTTTTCGAGATTtgcattattttaaatttttaatttagctaCGATTGCTAAACAAGCATGGAGGATTTGAAATGATGCTCAATCATTAGCAGCCCAAGTCCTAAAGGCTAAATACTTCCCAAGGGGGTGTTTTGATACGGCCAATATTGGGTACCAACCGAGTTACTTATGACGTCGTCTATTGGCGTCAAGACAACTAGTGTTGGATGGATGTGCATGGCTGGTTGGGAATGGACAACGCCTAAGAATTTGGCATGACAAGTGGATGGGTACAAAAAACGTGGAAAAACTGAATTTTAGTCAAAATTCTATGCATGAAGATGCAAGAGTGGCTGAATTAATTGATGTGGATCAAAAGCAATGGAAAGTAGATGTCATCTGCAAGAATTTTTCAAACGATGAGGCAACTAAGATTATTAGCATGCCAATTAGTTTTCGTTTGCCCAATGATAAACAATATTGGCAATATCCTATTTCTGGTAAGTTCAGTGTCCGATCAACATATCACTTGGCCATTTTAACTATATCTTCACAAACTACAACTCGCCCAAATCAGAGTGTTTCCGACCCCTTATGGAAAAAAATATGGCAAGTTAATGTTCCATCCAAGGTAAGACATTTCCTTTGGAGAGCCTGTGGCACCGGTCAGAGCTCAGCACCAAATCGAACATTAGCCGCTGCCCGTCGCACGACCTACGGAACTTGGACACATTGCCTACAAAGATCAAACTGCTTCAGTGTGGTTGTGAGATTGACCCCACCTACCAGGTATGTGGTTCTGATGAAGAATCATGGGAGCACTTGAGCATCAAGTGTCCGATTATTAAACAGCTCTAGTATGTAAGTCCATTACGACTGGATATTACTCCTTTTGCTGATGGTACCTTTAAAATTCTCTTGGGCAAGCTTCTGAAGGATCTCCTATGTGAGTACGTTGAGCTGTTTTGTATGTTAGCATGGTCTTTGTGGGATGCAAGAAACAGGTTATGTTTTGAAGCTGTAGAATTTCGCCTAATGGACACTGCAGAGAGAGCTCAGAGCCGGCTATTGGAGTTTAAAGATTATCAGCAGAGAATGAGTGTTCCAACTCAAGGTTCAACTGATGAGGTTAGATGGCAAGCGCCGGTGAAAGGAATGGGAAAGGTAAATGCAGATGCTGCCATTTATAAGGATGGAACAACGGGGTTTGGATGTGTTGTTCGTGACATGTCAGGGAAAGTACTCTTGGCGGGGGCGAGAAGGGTCCAAATGGAAGGGAGTACTGTTGTGGCTGAAGCATTGACTATACGTTGGGCGTTGGAGACTATTTGTGCAAGTGGCATTCGAGATATAATAATGGAGAATGATTGTAAAATAGTCATTGATGGTTTGAATGATAAGGGCTGTCCGGAAATATACGGTGAAATGCTGCTACCAGATACTACTACTATTGTTGAGAATATTGATGTTCCTCAATTTGTTTTCGACAAACGTGATGCCAATAGAGTTACTCATTGTTAGCTCATTATGCTACAAATGTAAATGATGAATTTGTATGGGTTGAGGAGGTTCCTAGTGCTGTGGAACTTCTGTTGCTCGAGGACGTTAGGCATTTGCCTATTTTAGGTCCTTTGGAATAAAATCCCTACTCTTttgctaaaaagaaaaaaaataatgcaatatacataaataactaatttcatttaaatttgtaaagtTTGTTTAGTTTAAGTTAATTGCGATGCAATCTTAACTCTGTTCGTTTATcgttattttttgttttcataaatttcttttaataaaataagatccATTTTAACTCTAGAATATCTAAAGGAAAACTGATTcacaattgaataaaataatttttgttgcAGGCTCTAAACCCTAAtcttgattattattattattattttcttgagaaACCTAACTTGATATTCTAGTTGTTACCTTCTCCTAATTTGCACTTCCAAATTGCAACCTTTACTTATATTTCTTTACGAATTGAAGTGAAAAtccaaaaggaagaagaaaaagaataaatcttTGCTTCTCAACTCAAATACTGTAcaatatttcctttttcttattttacattttttttttaatttttctcagCACTCTGAATAAATCACTGTAAAACCCTTCAATAAAGAAATGCACAACAACAGCAATATTAGACCCCACTGCACGTTCTTCCAAACTCAATTCTCCGACATGTCAAACGTCATAGTTCTCGACAACGGCGGGGGCTATATAAAAGCCGGACACGGCGGCGAACGTGATCCAGTAACAATTATCCCCAACTGTGTCTACCGTCCACTCTCCTCAAAAAAATACCTCCACCCATCGTCCAGCACCACCACCGAAGACCTCACCTCCGCCGTAATCCGCCGCCCAATAGACCGTGGGTACTTAATAAACCCTGACCTCCAGCGCGATATCTGGAATCATGTATTTACTTCACTTCTCCACGTAACTCCTTCAAGTTCTTCTCTTTTATTAACTGAGCCGTTATTTACTCTTCCGTCTATTCAGCGTGCTACTGACGAGCTTGTTTTTGAAGATTTTGGGTTTAATTCCTTGTTTATTACTGATTCACCTAAGTTGGTTCATCTTTATGAGGCAAGTAGAAGGCCTTATGGCTTAGTTTCTAAAGCTCAGTGTAGTTTAGTTGTGGATTGCGGGTTTTCTTTTACTCATGCTGCTCCGGTTTTTCAGAATTTTACGCTTAATTATGGTGTCAAAAGGATTGATTTGGGTGGGAAAGCTTTGACCAATTATTTAAAGGAGTTGGTTTCTTATCGGAGTGTTAATGTTATGGATGAAAGCTTTATTATGGATGATGTTAAAGAGAAATTGTGCTTTGTTTCGCTTGATATTGTGCGCGATTTGCAGATGGCCAGgtattttatttcaatgtAGTTTGTTACTTCGTTTAAGTTCTCCATAAAAGGAACAGACTTGTGCTACTTAGTGTTAGTGATTTCTTGATAGTGAGCTTTGGTTTATTAGTTAGTTAGTAGATCTGCTGGCTCTTTTGAGTTGGTAATGTCATGAATTTTAACAGTCTTGCTTGTAGTTAAATGGGCTCTTTTAAGGGACAAACTTGTTTTGAATTAGTATTACTTACTAAATTAGCActgtatttgatgatatgcTTATTGTGACTGTATTATTGAGGTTTGGTTTCTTAGTTAGTTAGCAGAGCTGTTTGTTCTTTTGATTTACTTATTACAATTTTGAGGAACCTTCTTATAGGAAACGTGGGAGGGACAATCTTTTGCGGTGTACTTATGTTCTACCTGATGGTATCAACCACACTAAGGGTTTTGTTAAAGACCCAGACGAAGCAAAGAGATATCTGACTGATGGAGCTACTGCATCTCTACAAACAAACAAGGGTATTGATCAACCAGAAGTTTCAGAGAAGCTTGAGGAGAGAAAGAGAACTGACTTATCAAAAAATGTGAGCTATCTGTTACTGGAGAAATGTTCCCCtgcttagttttattctgatGCAGGACAGCTTTGCATCAATTaacttcaattttttattgtctATGCAGGAGTTTGACTTGACAAATGAACGGTTCCTTGTTCCAGAAATGATCTTCCACCCTGCAGATTTGGGTTTGTATCTGTATCctattacttttaatttgaGATACACTTTAGATTTTCAGTTCAAGTTAGATACAAAATGAACTTCTTTTGACTGGTAAATGATTCTGGGGTTTGGAGGCTCTTATTacaataactataatatatgGGATAGTATTAAGACTTATTTTTGTCCATGTGCCCTAGGCTTATCCTTAGATTTCAGCATAAATTTGCCTAGCTTCACTTTTCCTTTTAAAGATCTGTCAACTTCTATATGTGTTTCGATGAGGTCAATATTGTTTAGATTGTAGTGGCAGCCCatagtttctttattttgttcttttgtaCAATTGAAGGTGGGTACTTCCCTGCTGTATCTGGAATCAGGTTTCACCTATACCAAAAATCTGGCtataattatcttattagaGATGGAAGTcgcattatttttatatgaaaaatttaaattaaaagtgaCCATGCTGAAATTATGTAACCTGTGAGAAATTGAGGAAACAAAGCTTAGATGCTGAATGTCATGTTATGGTGTTAAAGAAGGAAAGTATCTTCATATTTGTTCAGTTATGTTGGACTTGAACTTGAAGAAAGCTAATATAAAACCTCTTTTTAGGTTTGAACCAAGCTGGATTAGCAGAGTGCATAGTTCGAGCAGTTAATTCCTGCCATCCTCTTCTTCACCCTGTACTCTATGAGAGGTGATTGTCAAACCTTTGCAGggttaattattcaaaattttcaattttccttttcataatAGAAATTGATAGCGATTTTAATATTGTGTTCAGCATAATATTGACTGGTGGAAGCACATTATTTCCCAGATTTTCTGAGAGACTGTAAGCACTTCcatttctttagtttttgttgtgtactctatattttattttgaattttggaaTTCAATTCACGACTTATGAAATTGCAGCGAAATGGAGCTCAGGCCTCTTGTCCCTGATGACTATCAAGTGAAAATAACCACACTAGAAGAGTAAAGTCTTCACTCCTAGACAGTATTAATCTGACCTTTTTAGTCTTATGGCTCCCCTTTTAATAATCTTGTGATGATTGTCCAGTCCCCTACTAGGTGTATGGCGAGGTGGATCACTTTTGGCATCAAGTCCTGATTTTGAAGCTATGTGCGTCACCAAGTCTGAGTATGAGGAACTTGGATCTGCGCGATGTCGCAGGAGATTCTTTCATTAAGACCTTGAAACTGCTGATTGCTGAAGGTATCACAAGGCCTTACAGTCATACGTTACGGTACAGAAAATATGTGCATTTCTGTTGAGGAGATTACAGTTTACAGACAAGAACTCTGATCTTTTGCCACTTAATTACTTCATGCCTAACTtgtgttaatttttttgttagcTTTATGTGACATTGAAGCAGAATCAAGGAAATGCAGTGGGTGCTCAACTTTCTCCTGAGCCTTCGTGGTTCATGCTGCCTGTTTGGCTAGCATCAAAGCTCAATTGCCTGATTCGACTTGTTATGATCATGGGGTTGAGAGGTTAAAGGTGTTACCTTTTGACTTCTTGCTTGCCAGTGGAAGGGTACTTTATTGAATGTCATTATGACTGCTGGCCTTATTGAATCTCTGCAAGCAGATTGACATGTCTCGTCTCTGGTGTTGAGCAATGGTGACTCCCAGTTGTATTTGCAAGATAATTCCTGTTTGTTGGGGGTGAATTGGGCTAGAGAagtcttaattttcttttttctttctgtaaCTTGTCAAAGTATTCTGGGCGTTGCACATAAGAGTCAGATGTTGTCACATTTCATGTCCAAACCATCAGCATTCTGATGAGAATGCAGGTGTTCCTTGGTGTACAAAGAGttgtgaaataaattttttttttaaaaaatagtaaggTTCTTCAGTTGGTCTCTTTGCATCTCAATGATGAACGTGATAGGTCTGCGAAATTCTCTCCGTACATTTgttctatttaattaaataaaagaaattacaaaagaaaacagaTAGCGAAGGTGAAATTTTGGCTCGCAAATAAGGGGtgttaaaaaatagaaaaagaaaaaactggaaactaagataaatattttcatttcatataaaaaataaaacaaaagaaaaaaagcagaGGAGATGGTGACCGGCGTCGGTAGAGGGTTTCGTTCTTGGTGGTGTTTTGTTGTATTTCAGATggaaagatttttaaaaagcaACAGCAAGAGGGCGGCAGAGGAGAGGAGGGGAGATGGTGACTAGCGGCGACGTCAAGATGGTCAAAACAAAGATGAGAGAGAGTTTGTTGATAAGGTAGACGGATATTGAATAGAAGCTCTACTACCTGAAGCTTGCTTATTATTTGGCGGATTTGTGGATTGAAAATTTGTATAGTGAAGTTGGGGTTTAATCTAAAAACACAAATAGATAGACCAAAAAAATAGGTTGATGAGATAAAGATCTTACACAGTAGTGCTTTCATTTTCagtctttttaaaaattatttttatattgaagtATGCCACATCACCTTTCCGACATACTCGattgaaaaatagtttaaagagcttttttatgatttaatattataaaattataaattataaactttaatGATAGTGGCTCTAAAGTCCAGGTCAGTGAAAGTAATTTAACCATTAGAGCATCTGGAATGGCAGTAGACAAACATAAACACATTAATTCTTTCACCCCGCGGAAAAGATAGGTAGACAATCAGAAGAGTGAATATAATATCACttctctaaaattaaaattaccttACAGTATGATTTGAAATTGATTCTCAACAATattcaagataataaaataacaataataattaatatcctataacagaaaaaataaaaagaaaaaaaaaatataagtatatatatgatCACCCATAAACAAAACccagaaacaagaaaaaaagaatcaatggTATCACTGTGTACTACTGTCAAAATCACATACTCTTGAGTGTCATGCCGAAAACACTTTTGCTGTGATTTACAACACCATTATCCACTTCGGACCAAGGCCTCTACAACAAACAACATTGCCACAAGCCATTCTGTCTGAGCTGATCCAAGCGGAGTATTTCTCTTCAAATCTCTTTCTTTAGTTGTTCTCCCACCATAACCCAACTGGGAAACTGAGCCGATTTTCAACATTGAATCTGGCGTTCGGCTGATATAATTCGGATGCAGTCTCTTCAGCTGGGCATGAGCTTGCTCTCAGCGATCTATCTAGCCTCTTCCAAGCGACAAAATTACAGGAACTCGTCCACATGCTCAGCCAATTAGTCAGAAAACGGCTGTGAGTCCATGCACAGATGCACCAATTTTCTTTGATACTGCCCAAAGTATTCACCAACTGCAATAACGTCTTCATTCTCTGGGTTCAATCCAGGTAAGTCCACTTGAGTATCCTTCACCGTCCCTGATTCATCATCAGAATTTcctaaattactaataatttctTCATGGATTTCACGGCAAGCAAGTATGAACATGGCAGCTGTATCAGGTTGCTGTGCTTCACGGAGTGCAGCAAGGGCTTCTTGCAATGCACCAGCCGcaacaaataaaacaagagCCCTGCATGGGACCATTGTAagccataagaaaaagattgaTCAAAATGTTTATAAGGGAACCCCCTACcaactttatttataaaaaaaaaaaaaaaaaatacctcCAGATATTGTGTTCAGCACGAAGAACATGCTCAGCCCACCTTTGCAATACCCTGCAGAAAGACAGTCTAATAATGAGATGAGGACGCTTACTCCAGCAGTGTTTATATGCATGcagataacagattgatgcACAAACACTTGAGGACATGGCAATGATATAAGGATACTAAACCGATTAAGAATTTAACATTCAGGAAAACTAAAAAATGGTAGTTCATCCAGCAACTAAGCTAATTGAGATGACCGCAAACATGGTAGATAAGCATGTTGTCTTGTTGAAATCACACGCATAGAAACCACCACATTCAGATATGgaaatataaaatgagaattagaagaaaaagataagacACAGCCTTGGGAGATGCAGCAACCTTAAAGTTTCTAGAGAAAGTTAtagtttttagggttttttataataaaatgaatcaGAACCTTGCATAATCAGATCCCCTCAAGTGCGTCGCAGCTAAAGTAGCAGCGTCTGTCCAGCATCCAGCATCTTGTAGCTGTACAAGTGCATGAATTAATTAGTCAAGGACTTTCATCATCTCAATTGTTGTCAACCTACGCAAAggctataaataaaatactcaaATATCATGGGTAAAAAGGTTAATCCCTGGACAAAGGAACCATCAATAAACCATAAAGAGGCCAGCTAATACTTCATGTCTGTATGCATATGATCCTCCCTTCCCAAATTAATTTGTGCATTCACCCTCTGGTAAGCCTGTGTATAATAAATGATGCACAAATACCCCATTCATCTGCCATTTCTATGGAAACTTAGGATGAAAACCAATAATTTGTTGCATATACAGAATGACTAGACTTTTGCATTCTGATGCTGCTTGTGTTTTCATAGACGTGAGACTCATTATCATCTAAGTTTGCCTTGTTTCCATAACTGGGAAAATATGGAATTGGAATTTAGGGATATTTGATAAATGCAGGTTCGAGCACAATTTAAAGGATCTTTTATCACTTGAATTTTGGgaggaaaagagagagaaatgttaattgaaaattttgctaCGTCTGCATGgtatattataaagaaaaataaaggaattTGAGATAGTCCTCACCCTTGATTAACTTGTTACAAAAAATTTAGCAGATACAAATCCACTGATTGCTGAAGTTACTATAATACAGGCCAAGTACTAAAAAGGAAAGACAAGACTCTGATTGCTATTCCAGTAACCCTAGAAATATAGGGCatgattaaaaattcatataagcCAAACCTGAGAACAAGCTTCTTGATGCCTTCCAACAGCACAAAGAAGATGAGTGCCAGACAATGATCGGTCAGTCCTAACCATATTAGCTGCGACAACCTTGTTGATCATATCACATACAAGAATTgagaatattagaaatcaagaaaaatggTTGTAATCCAATCACAATGTTCTGTGCATGTGGAAACATGAGCAATTACAAACAAATGCGCACCTTGACAGCAAGCTCATGAAGAGACCTTGACACAGCAGAAGAAAGAGCCACTGCACGTAGAGCATTTGCATAGAAATAAGAACTATCTGGAGAGGTGGAAAGCAGCAAACTAACTGCTGCTTCCAAATTACCAACTGACACAAGCCTGTTTATCATGGAAATGAGATATATTATCCAAAATTGTTTACGAGAGTAGCTGCACAAAAAGGTGGCCATGTTTTGTGTCAATTTTCTACAGTGTCATGCATCTGGAAGGTGGTTGATCCTAATTATCATGATTAAACCACACAAACAACTTTACACGTCCAAGAAATTTTTCTCTTGCAAACACTTCACCAAAAAAGTGCTAGATAAAGAATGAGAAGTAACaggcataaaaaataaactgatTGCAACGCAATTGAGATGGATTCGATATGTGTATCATCTACTATAAAATGCACCAGTATGGAAGGTCCAGCATATTGAAGTTGCAAGAGAAAAGGCAACCAGGGGTAGACCGAGGATAACATGAAACACagtgaaaaaaaattttaacaaatatagtTTTTGGCCTGATTGATATTCACTTGTGAAAATCGAGGTCTCAAGTTTGAGTCTCCATGCATAATGGGATCGCTACCTCTCTTGTATAGCTCACAGCCCATAGGGCCTCCaatgaacaaaaagaaaagcctTTCTATATATGTGTTCCTGAACAAAGACTAATGGAAGAAAAGGACACTTAGAGTTTGTGCAAAGAATTTTTCatgaagaatataaaatacttgCATTTCCATTTGATTCAAGCAGTTATCCTATATGAAGTTATTAGTTAAGGTTATCCACTAGCTTAACATACAGGTTTATGCAGTTAAAAGCATGCTGTTAGGGATCCTCAGTCACACCTTATTGACATGATCTGAATTCCCATGGATAACTTACCTTCAAACTTCAGTTTTTCTGATAGAACAGTATCACTTATAAAAAGCAGCAAATTTATGACTAGTGAGTTGTGAGTAACTAATGGCTCGGTGCTGAAGTCTAAATTAGGGTTTGTCTTCCCACAGACAACTTACCTTGAAACATCAGTTTTTCTGATAGAACAGTATCACTTATAAAAACCAGCAAATTTATGACTAGTGAGTTGTGAGTAACTAATGGCTCGGTACTCAAGTTTTAATTAGGGTTTGTCTGAGTCAATCATGCTTCACTATGTCTCAAGACTTCAGGTTTAGTCCATCAATTACCCATAGAGTTCTCAAGCTTCAGATAGAACAATAAGATAATGAAATTGCAATGTTCTCAAGCTTCAAATATGACCGAGTTTCACCAGCTTGTGCTTTCACATGGTAGTAATTGAGtagaacaaaatgagaaccaATGCATACAACTGTAAAGCAGTAAAACAGATGACTCACTCATGCACTCGGTTCTGAATAGCCTCCTCTCCTTCCAACTTCTCATGCCAAGGTATTCGTTCATTAGCATTCTCCCACAACTCTTCTTGCTTGAAAGCCATTGACCTAAATTGACATTTGTGCTGCTACACAAAAATTTCAGATTACAGCAAAgaatatagaaatatttatacatatacacatTACTATAGGTATACCCGCATATACAGAATGAAAAAACAAGCAGAATAACTATAAAGGATGATAGaacataataaataagtgaaaataaataatgtcaATAGTAAGACTTACCAATGAATCTCGCTTCTCTGGACCCGTCACTGATTTTCCCTTCGATGCAATTCTGTTCAGCATAGCTGTGTCATCAAGGTCTGGGATCAAAGCTGAGATGGGTACTTTTTGTGGAGACTTGTTTACCAACTTATTCATCAAATGTTTTAGTGCTTGAGGCAACTGCAACCAAAAAATTGCTTCTGAGGTTTCACCAAAAACAGCAGCTGCGAAGGCAAACCTCACAGCATAACCTTTGTGGACTATGGTAGCATATAATCTTGCCCTCTCATCATCAAGTATGCAGCCTTGGGGGAAACATACAAAGCACGTAAccaaaaaacaaattaataaaaaacttaaGGCAGAGCCTTTCCAGAACAtcacaaaagataacagaaaTAAATTAACCTTCTTTTCGATAAGGCTCTAATACTTTAAGGAGCATTTCTGGCACTACAGAGTCACCAATACGAGGTAAATCAATCATGTAACTGCGCAGATCTGCTGCAGGTAAAGCAGTTCCAGGAATTGAATGAAGCCTCTTGTCAATAGTTGTACCACAAGTGTTAAACCAAGAAGGCTCGACACCCAACTGTAAGATCATCCGCAAAGCCTGTagcaaaagcaaaagcaaCAGGTTTTAACAAGACAAAACTCATTCCCTATGGAAACCCAAATCTAATCTCTGAAAAGTAGAAATTCCTTTCTCACAGATATTTCTGGATTTTCACCATCATCTAAGCACAAATAACTCAATTCATTTGAAGACTTTTTCTACTCTGTTAAAAAGAAAGGGCTAGGAGGAAGTGAGAGTCATCCtgttcctttttcatttctaaataaattgtaCAGAAACACAGAATTCACCGGGCAATGTCATCTAAAGGAACACACTGATA is a window encoding:
- the LOC8270207 gene encoding actin-related protein 6 isoform X2 → MHNNSNIRPHCTFFQTQFSDMSNVIVLDNGGGYIKAGHGGERDPVTIIPNCVYRPLSSKKYLHPSSSTTTEDLTSAVIRRPIDRGYLINPDLQRDIWNHVFTSLLHVTPSSSSLLLTEPLFTLPSIQRATDELVFEDFGFNSLFITDSPKLVHLYENFTLNYGVKRIDLGGKALTNYLKELVSYRSVNVMDESFIMDDVKEKLCFVSLDIVRDLQMARKRGRDNLLRCTYVLPDGINHTKGFVKDPDEAKRYLTDGATASLQTNKGIDQPEVSEKLEERKRTDLSKNEFDLTNERFLVPEMIFHPADLGLNQAGLAECIVRAVNSCHPLLHPVLYESIILTGGSTLFPRFSERLEMELRPLVPDDYQVKITTLEDPLLGVWRGGSLLASSPDFEAMCVTKSEYEELGSARCRRRFFH
- the LOC8270207 gene encoding actin-related protein 6 isoform X1, translated to MHNNSNIRPHCTFFQTQFSDMSNVIVLDNGGGYIKAGHGGERDPVTIIPNCVYRPLSSKKYLHPSSSTTTEDLTSAVIRRPIDRGYLINPDLQRDIWNHVFTSLLHVTPSSSSLLLTEPLFTLPSIQRATDELVFEDFGFNSLFITDSPKLVHLYEASRRPYGLVSKAQCSLVVDCGFSFTHAAPVFQNFTLNYGVKRIDLGGKALTNYLKELVSYRSVNVMDESFIMDDVKEKLCFVSLDIVRDLQMARKRGRDNLLRCTYVLPDGINHTKGFVKDPDEAKRYLTDGATASLQTNKGIDQPEVSEKLEERKRTDLSKNEFDLTNERFLVPEMIFHPADLGLNQAGLAECIVRAVNSCHPLLHPVLYESIILTGGSTLFPRFSERLEMELRPLVPDDYQVKITTLEDPLLGVWRGGSLLASSPDFEAMCVTKSEYEELGSARCRRRFFH